The nucleotide window CTATATTCAAGACTTCCTTCCTTAGCATTCTCTTTATTTCTTCCCTTGAAGGAGCATTCTCAACGCTTAGGAACTCACCGAAGAGCGGGAATCCCGAATTGGAAAACCTAATAGCATCTTCAACTAGCCTTAGCTTTGAGAGTATCCACCTGCTTTTCTTCCTCAGCACGTATTCCACGATTTCCTCTGAGGGAGATACCACTAGCAAGGTTCCATCCTCGAGGATTCTTATGGTAACGTACTTCACGGGCTTAACGATTACCTTATACTCAACTTCCTTCTCCCCAAGCCTAAGCCTCGGCACGCTATATGATAATCATGAAGCTTTAAAAGTGAAGGCCCAATGTGAGGACGATGAGAAAGCCGGGAGAGATACTCAAGGCAATCCTTAAGGAGAAGGGAATAGAAAGAGTGGGCACGTTGTCAAGGAAATGGCCCTACGGTAGGGACATCTACCAAGAGCTGGCCATCCTCCTACTCGAAGGAGACGGGGCGATAGTTGAGCTTGAAGAACCTACGGCAGAAGCTTGGGATTTAGAGGGTAGAAAGGTTAGTGGTTCTCGCTTCGCTTACGTAAGACCCTGCATGGTTAATAAGTTCAAGCCAGTCGTTACCGGCGAGGATTTGAAGGCTAAGTTACCGGATTATCCGTACATAATAGTTGACCTCATGCTCTGGGATAAGCACATACCAAAGGAAAAGTCGAAGATTATTCTCCAGTTGAGAGAGACCTACGGCGTTATGAGGAGGATGATGTGGCCAAAAATGCTAGCGATAACTTGGCTAAACGATGAGGTTAAGGAGAGACTAAAGATACCCCTAGAAAAAATAAAGGCTTACGAAGGCCCAACATCGGAGCTCCTCAAGGATAATGGAATAAAGAGAGTCGTCCTTCTAGATCCAAATGCCGATGAAGTGCTTTCTTCCAATGATTTAAAGGAGAAGGCCTTCATTATAGGTGGAATAGTTGATATGAAAGGTGATAAGAAAGGAACAACGGCTAAAATCGGTGAGGTTTTAGAGAGAGAAGGGATAGATGTTCTTAGGAGAAAGATAGTCCTGAGGGGCGATGTTGTTGGTGTTCCGAATAGGATAAATCATATAACGGAGATACTACTTAGGATGCTTTACGGTGAACCCATGGAGAAGGCCATACTAGCCGTACAAGCTCCAGCTCATGCAAGGTGGAGGCTAAGGAAAGAAATCCCCAAGAGGAAAATAAGGTACCTAATCGACGGAAAGCTGTATCTGGTTGTTGAGAAAGAGCTGTACGACGAGCTTAGAGAATGGTTAAACATAAGATGGGAAGACTTCGTAAAGGTTCTTAGGGAAACGGGTATGGTTGCCCTTGAAAGGAAAAGAATTCACCATCTAAACAAGATATCGATGTACAGGCTGGATAAATCTGGAGGAAAAAGGGTGATACTTTTAAAGAGGGCCGCTCTCCTCTGTTATAACTGCTAGATTCGGGGGGAAGGTAATGCTGGACATAAAGCTCATACGTGAAAATCCCGAGCTCGTGAAGAACGATCTAAAAAAGAGGGGAGAACTTGAAAAGATAAAGTGGATAGACGAGATTCTAAAGTTGGACGCTGAGTGGAGGGCCAAGCTAAAGGAAATAAACAAACTCAGGCATGAGAGGAATAAAATAGCCATAGAAATAGGAAAGAGGAGAAAGAAAGGAGAGCCAGTCGAAGAGCTTCTAGCTAAGAGCAAAGAGATAGTGAAAAGGATAGAAAGTCTGGAAAAGGAAGTTGAAGAGCTCAAGAAGAAGATTGACTATTACTTATGGAGGCTTCCCAACATAACACATCCAAGCGTTCCCATAGGAGAAAGCGAAGAGGATAACGTCCCAATTAGATTCTGGGGGAAAGCTAGGGTCTGGGAAGGTCACCTAGAGAGATTCCTGGAGCAGAGCCAGGGGAAAATGGAGTACGAGGTTCTCGAGTGGAGGCCGAAGTTGCACGTTGACCTGCTCGAAATCCTAGGAGGAGCGGACTTTGCAAGGGCAGCCAAGGTTAGCGGCTCGAGGTTCTACTACCTCCTAAACGAGATAGTTATACTGGACTTAGCGTTAATTAGGTTCGCCCTCGATGAGCTCATAAAGAAGGGCTTCACTCCAGTAATCCCACCTTACATGGTTAGAAGATTCGTGGAGGAGGGCTCAACCACCTTCGAGGATTTCGAGGATGTCATATACAAGGTTGAAGGTGAGGACCTATACTTAATCCCGACCGCTGAGCATCCTTTAGCTGGAATGCACGCAAATGAGATCTTAGATGGAAAGGATTTACCGCTCCTCTACGTTGGAATATCGCCTTGCTTCAGGAAAGAGGCGGGAACTGCAGGAAAGGATACCAAGGGAATATTCAGGGTTCACCAATTCCACAAGGTTGAGCAGTTCGTGTACTCTAGGCCTGAGGAGAGCTGGGAGTGGCACGAGAGGATAATAAGGAACGCCGAGGAACTCTTCCAGAAGCTCGAGATACCGTATAGGGTAGTGAACATATGCACTGGAGACCTTGGCTACGTGGCGGCTAAGAAGTACGATATAGAAGCTTGGATGCCTGGTCAAGGAAGATTTAGGGAAGTAGTTTCGGCAAGCAACTGTACCGATTGGCAAGCTAGAAGGCTCAACATAAGATTTAGGGATAGAACAGATGAAAAGCCACGCTACGTTCACACCTTAAATTCAACGGCCATAGCAACTTCTAGAGCGATAGTTGCGATACTTGAGAACCATCAAGAGGAAGATGGAACCGTGAAGATTCCGAAGGTTCTCTGGAAGTACACCGGCTTCAAGGAAATAGTTCCCGTAGAGAAGAAGGAGAGGTGTTGCTCAAGTTGAAGCTCGTTCTCGACTCTTCAGTTTTTATTCAAGGCCTTGACATAGAGGGTTACACGACACCAAAAGTCGTTGATGAAGTTAAAGATAGAGAGTCAAGGATTCTCTTAGAATCCCTAATATCCTCGGGAAAGGTTAAAGTTGTAGAGCCATCCAAAGAAGCCCTAAGGGCAGTTAAAAATGCAGCGTTAAAAACTGGAGAAATTGAAGAGCTAAGCGAGGCCGACTTAGAGGTTTTGGCCTTGGCATATGAGCTTAAAGCAGAAGTTTTTTCTGATGATTACAATGTTCAGAATGTGGCAAGAATTCTGGGTCTTAAGTTTAGAACGCTGAAGAGAGGGATAAAAAAGGTCATCAAATGGCAGTACGTTTGCATAGGTTGCGGTAGAAAATTTAAGGAAATGCCCCCAGGAGGAATATGTCCAGATTGTGGAAGCCCCGTAAAGCTAATTCCAAGGCGTCAGCGCTCATAGGGCTCTTCATCGCTCAGAATTACTAGCTCATCATCCGCCAAGGTTCATGTAATATGTTATTAACTTCCTTAACTCTATGTTCCTATCTATCTTCTTCTTCAGAAACCTTTTAAGCTGAACGTTCTCAGCAAGGAGGCCAGAAAGTTCAATAGCAAGAAGCTTATTTTCCTGGGTTAAGTTGTAGGCCTTGAACTTAAGAGGGGCGAACTCCATCTCAAGCTCCCAAACCTTCTTTTCAAGCTCAGATATCTCCTTCTCAAGGTCTTCAATATTAATAGCCGGAGGATCTTTGAAATCCTCGAGAATCAAAATTTCTAGGATTCTCTCAACTGGAACTCCAAATTTATTGCTAAGCTCAAGAATTTTAGCTTCAATTTCATCGCTAAGCTTGACCTTTATCTTTCCAAAGCCCCTATCAGGTTTTATAATGAGTTTAATGCTCATAGTTATAAATTATTAAAATTTTATTAAATAAAGAATATCTTCGCCTCAACGCCAGTTATCTGGCTCAAGATGCTCTCTAAAACCTCCGCCTTCTCGGGTAACTTATTCCTGTCCCTACTGAAGACCAATATCTTGTAGTACTTTCCGCCATCCGGCTTGTAGACTATGTTAACACCGAAGACTCCCGCGGGATACAGGAGGTCTATCGCCAATTTCTTCACGTCCTCGGTTCCCCTGATCTCCCTGCCCTCTATAACCCTGACCCTCTTTCCAAGCTCCCTAGTTAAGTACTTTATGTTCTTTCCACCCTTTCCTATGACGATTGGAACGTCTCCCTCTCCGACTATTAGCACGACAAGGTCACCGGCCTCTACGGCCTTCTTGAACTCTATGTCAGCGTCTCCAAGCAATTTATAGAGCATCCTGGAGATTTTAACGTCGAGCTCAGTTATAATACCTTCCTCAAGCTTCTTTTCATCAGCAGGACAAAGAATTCCATCGGTCTTTAAGCAAACCTCACAGATCGGCGCCTTCATTCTCTCACCTCCGTTCTAAGAATCAAAATGAAAGCTAAAACCACTACATGGAGACCACTTAAAAACCTTTTCCTGCATTCTGGAAAACATTAAAATTTATTAAGGAGAATAACCGTCGGGTGAGAAGTCATGGATGGTGATGAGGATGGCCCTCAAAATCAGAGAGAATTCAATAACATCAGGATTAATCAAAGATGCCTTCTTAGTGTCATTTCCCGCATTATTACTGTGCTTATTGCTTGATTTCTTCGCTGGCGCATTCCTGGGGAAGTTCTTCACCTTAATAAGAACCGAGTATCCAATAATTCTCGTCATCCTTCCCGGTCTTATGGGGATGAGGGGGAACATTTTCGGGGCCATGGCGTCCAGATTCTCGACCATGTTATACTTGGGTGAAATAAGTCCATCACTTAAAGATAGGAACGTCCTGAAGAATATATTCCTAAGCATAGTCCTGTCCTTAATTCCGGTCCTCTTACTGTGGCTCGTTGGGGCGCTGAAAGTTAGGAACGTTGATGTTGCGATAGCAGTTTTGTTGATAGTTTTGGTGTCAACGATATACGCAAGCTTATTCCTGGGAACCGCCACAGCTATCACAACGGTGCTCCCCTACAAAAAGGGAATAGATCCTGATTCGGTGGCGGCCCCTATAATAACGTCGGTTGCCGATTTGATTACGATTCCCCTGCTCGTAGGTTTCATCCTCCTGTATCCCCATAAACAAACGTTCATAGCCTTAACCGTAGTATCAATCGTTATCCTGGGGATTTTAAGGGGATACTCAAAGTTGAACAGGGAAGATTTGAAGTTCCTTAGGGAGCTCCTTACAATAATAGGAGGGCTAGCCCTATTGTCCAGCATAACCGGTTCCCTCCTCGAAAGTTACAGCAAGTTAATAGACTCGGTGGCAATTTTCAGCGTTATGTATCCTATGGTCTTAGACACCACTGGCAATCTCGGCTCCATCATAGGAGCCAAGACCTCAACTAAGTTGCACCTTGAGGGAATTGAGAAAATAATAAACCTTGATATCTTAAAGGAAATAACGGTTTATTCTCTATTGGCACTTCCCCTCGGGATAGTTGGGAACGTTATAGGCATGGAACTCACGAAGCTACTCCTCCATAGAAAAGCTGAGATAATACCACACTTTATACTTCTTTATCCTGTTTTTGTCTTCAGTGTTCTGTGGTTTGCCTATTTCTTAGCTATAGTTGCGGATAGGGCAAAGTTAGATCCTGACAACGTAACCGTCCCAACAATAACGACGCTCTCAGATGTGTTTTCCACATTATTTATAGTTGGTATAGCTAAGATTGTAGTTGGGTGATAGCATGGAGGTAAGGTACAAGCCCGAAGAATTGACGAAGCTTCCCAGGAGCGTTGAATATAAAGAGAGGACAGTTTACATGATAAACCAAAGACTACTTCCCAGGGAATTCAAGGTTGAAGCCTTTAGAACCGTTGAAAGTGTTGCAGAGGCCATAAAGAACATGACCGTAAGAGGGGCACCAGCGATAGGAGCGGCCGCGGCCTTCGGATTAGCCCTCTACGCCGAAACATCAAAAGCGAAGAGCAAAGATGAGTTCATGGATGGATTTTACAAGGCCTATGAAACGCTTAAAAATACTAGACCAACGGCCGTTAACCTCTTCTGGGCTTTGAACAGGATAAAGAAGTTGGTTGAGGAGCATCTAGAAGATCCTCTCGACGAGATAAAGTCCCTTATAGTTAACGAAGCACAGAAGATAGCAGACGAAGACGTTGAGGCTAACCTCAGAATGGGTCACTATGGAGCTGAAGTTCTACCAGAGGGGAATTTACTGACTCACTGCAACGCTGGAAGCTTAGCTACAGTCCACC belongs to Pyrococcus abyssi GE5 and includes:
- the trm10 gene encoding tRNA (guanine(9)-/adenine(9)-N1)-methyltransferase, with the protein product MRKPGEILKAILKEKGIERVGTLSRKWPYGRDIYQELAILLLEGDGAIVELEEPTAEAWDLEGRKVSGSRFAYVRPCMVNKFKPVVTGEDLKAKLPDYPYIIVDLMLWDKHIPKEKSKIILQLRETYGVMRRMMWPKMLAITWLNDEVKERLKIPLEKIKAYEGPTSELLKDNGIKRVVLLDPNADEVLSSNDLKEKAFIIGGIVDMKGDKKGTTAKIGEVLEREGIDVLRRKIVLRGDVVGVPNRINHITEILLRMLYGEPMEKAILAVQAPAHARWRLRKEIPKRKIRYLIDGKLYLVVEKELYDELREWLNIRWEDFVKVLRETGMVALERKRIHHLNKISMYRLDKSGGKRVILLKRAALLCYNC
- the serS gene encoding serine--tRNA ligase, which codes for MLDIKLIRENPELVKNDLKKRGELEKIKWIDEILKLDAEWRAKLKEINKLRHERNKIAIEIGKRRKKGEPVEELLAKSKEIVKRIESLEKEVEELKKKIDYYLWRLPNITHPSVPIGESEEDNVPIRFWGKARVWEGHLERFLEQSQGKMEYEVLEWRPKLHVDLLEILGGADFARAAKVSGSRFYYLLNEIVILDLALIRFALDELIKKGFTPVIPPYMVRRFVEEGSTTFEDFEDVIYKVEGEDLYLIPTAEHPLAGMHANEILDGKDLPLLYVGISPCFRKEAGTAGKDTKGIFRVHQFHKVEQFVYSRPEESWEWHERIIRNAEELFQKLEIPYRVVNICTGDLGYVAAKKYDIEAWMPGQGRFREVVSASNCTDWQARRLNIRFRDRTDEKPRYVHTLNSTAIATSRAIVAILENHQEEDGTVKIPKVLWKYTGFKEIVPVEKKERCCSS
- a CDS encoding type II toxin-antitoxin system VapC family toxin, encoding MLLKLKLVLDSSVFIQGLDIEGYTTPKVVDEVKDRESRILLESLISSGKVKVVEPSKEALRAVKNAALKTGEIEELSEADLEVLALAYELKAEVFSDDYNVQNVARILGLKFRTLKRGIKKVIKWQYVCIGCGRKFKEMPPGGICPDCGSPVKLIPRRQRS
- a CDS encoding KH domain-containing protein, whose translation is MKAPICEVCLKTDGILCPADEKKLEEGIITELDVKISRMLYKLLGDADIEFKKAVEAGDLVVLIVGEGDVPIVIGKGGKNIKYLTRELGKRVRVIEGREIRGTEDVKKLAIDLLYPAGVFGVNIVYKPDGGKYYKILVFSRDRNKLPEKAEVLESILSQITGVEAKIFFI
- a CDS encoding magnesium transporter; the protein is MALKIRENSITSGLIKDAFLVSFPALLLCLLLDFFAGAFLGKFFTLIRTEYPIILVILPGLMGMRGNIFGAMASRFSTMLYLGEISPSLKDRNVLKNIFLSIVLSLIPVLLLWLVGALKVRNVDVAIAVLLIVLVSTIYASLFLGTATAITTVLPYKKGIDPDSVAAPIITSVADLITIPLLVGFILLYPHKQTFIALTVVSIVILGILRGYSKLNREDLKFLRELLTIIGGLALLSSITGSLLESYSKLIDSVAIFSVMYPMVLDTTGNLGSIIGAKTSTKLHLEGIEKIINLDILKEITVYSLLALPLGIVGNVIGMELTKLLLHRKAEIIPHFILLYPVFVFSVLWFAYFLAIVADRAKLDPDNVTVPTITTLSDVFSTLFIVGIAKIVVG